In Acidisarcina polymorpha, the DNA window AAAATTGGTTCGCCATCGCATGTTCACCTCTGCTGTGAACAAGCGTCCTCTAAGAAATCCACGCTTATGTTCCACTTTGCTGAATCCACTCATAGTGACTGTGTCTCCTTGTCCTTCGTGCTGCCATAGATCCATCATCTGAACAGTTGAGCCGATTTCATCTCACAAACACGCACCTCGCAATTGTCACGTGCATCGGGAAATCTCCCGTGGGCTAGGGCGCGTCTGCAAACCTGCTATAGCTGCGCGACGGCCATTAAGTGCGGAGCGACCGCGATCTCAGACTCACTCGATCGAATGCCACGAAATTGGGAAACCTCCGAGAGCATCTGTTGACACCAGGACACGCAAAAATCCCCTCCATTAAGGGCATTTGAGCAATCCACTTCTGATTTTGGACGGACCGGGCTCAAACCTCCCGGCACAATGACCTGATCGCCGAAATGCTCTTCGATAGAGATGATTTCATAGAAGCAAGACTATTCCTTCATTCGGGCGCAGCGTCTCAAATACATCAACCCTCCCCTCCCCGTCGAGATAGGAGGTCAGCAACACTTGCGCGTTGACTGGCGGAATCGCCTGTTTAGAATCTGTCAGGTTCAGGTAAACCTGGATCGTCTTTCCCTCGTTCTGCTCCGGGTATGCCCGATGATACGAGAGAACGCCATTTGCCGATTGCACCTGTTTAATCGCGCCCTCGCTCAACGCAGGGTGTTCGCGCCGCAGCACGAGAAGCTGCCGATACAGGCTGAGAAATGAGGCGCGGTCTGAAGCCTCGTGCTCTACCGTAAATTCTGCTGTGTTATCGACAAACGGCAGCCAGGGGTGTTCCGCAGTTGTGAATCCGAAACCTGGCCCGCTATCCCACGGCATGGGAGAACGCTCGGGGTCGCGTCCCATGCCGATGCCGGGCTGGTTCTTCTCGGCTGGATCCCGGACCTGCCCGGGAGCGATATGGGCGTTCGGGAGCCCGAGTTCGTCTCCGTAATACATCGTCGGCGTGCCGCGCAGGGTGAGCAGAAGAACTGCCGCAACACGCGCCTGGGCGGGTCCAAGGCGGCTGGCCATGCGAGGTTGGTCGTGATTACCTAAGACCCAATTAGGCCAAGCGCCACTCGGCAGCAGCAACTCGTAGCTGGTGATGAGCTGAGCAATGCGGTCTGCGTTCCATTCGGTCTCGATCAGGTGCAAGTTGAAGGGCATGTCGGCACCGTCGAGAGTGTCCGGACGTCCGTAGTAAGCGACCAGCTCTTGAAGCGGAAGGTAGATCTCTCCGATGAGAACGCGCTCCGCGTAGGTATCGCAGAGGGCGCGCATCTCGGCCACGATTTTATGGGTTTCGGGCTGGTCTGCGGTGTAGCGGGGCAGCACGGACCACGATGTGGACTGGCCCGGCTTCCAATCGGGATTGGGCGGGTTGTCGCGGAATTGATCGTCTTTGATGAGGAGCCAAAGCACGTCCATGCGGAAGCCATCGACACCCTTGTCGAGCCAGAACGCCATCGAGTTGTAAATCGCTTTGCGCACCTCGGGATTGCGCCAATTGAGATCTGGCTGCTCCTTCAGGAAAGAATGGTAGTAATACTGCCCGGTGGCTTGATCGAAGGTCCACGCTGGACCGCCGAACTGGCTCATCCAGTTGTTGGGCGGACCTCCGTTGGGACCAGGATCGCGCCATAGATACCAGTCGCGTTTGAGATCGGTCCGGCTGGAGCGCGCGGCCAGAAACCAGGGGTGCTCACTCGAGGTGTGATTTGGAACGAAGTCGAGGATGACCTTGAGATTGCGGCCGTGGGCCGCGGCCAGCAGAGAATCAAAATCGGCGAGCGTGCCGAAGAGTGGATCGACACCGCGATAGTCTGCTACGTCATAGCCAAAGTCGGCCATGGGTGAGGGATAGAACGGGGATATCCAGATGGCAGCGATGCCGAGAGATGCAAGATAGTCGAGGCGACGCTCAATGCCTCGGAGATCGCCGACCCCATCGTTCGTGGTGTCTTGAAAGGAGCGGGGATAGATTTGGTAAATGATGCCATCACGCCACCACAGTACCGGGTTAGTCATAGGAGTTTTGGATACAGCCGCCCCCGCGACGGATTCCTGCAAGCTATTCAGAGGCACGATTATTAGCTCCTTTCTAAGTTTCGAAAAGATGGACTTGCGTTACGTCGTTGCCTACCGACGGCCCGGAGCCGCAAGTCAACGCCATTTGAGACTGCTTGACTGACGTCGTGAGCTCCCTCCGTTTCGAGTTTGGCAAATCATAACCGCTGGTATCATTATAGCTAGTCGAGGTGAGTGGTCCTTTCAGACTTGACGTTTCGGACTGCGGTATTGCTCCCTGCTGCGCCCACGACGCCTCTGGAAGAAAGCCCACAGATGGTTGTGAAGCGAACAAGCAAGAATGTCGGATGCATCGCTTTCCTGTCGGAAAGTGCTTTTAGCAGAAATGCCTGTCCGTCCAGCACTTCATCCAGTGGGAGTCGACGTCCTTCTGTGAGAGCCAGAACTTGTCGTCAGTAGTAAGGAGAGAAAGATGATGAATGCTCATCAGCTTTACACAGTGGCGCGGTGTCTTGTTGCGCTTATGTTTCTAATGTCGGCCGTTGGAAAAGCCAGTAGTTGGCAGGAGACCTCCGGGCTCATGCGGAAGCATCACATACCTTTTGCGACAGTGAGCCTAGTCGCTTCCTTTGTTTTAGAGGTGGTAGGAGGAATCTTTCTCGCGCTGGGACTGTTTATGGTTCCTCTCACTTGGCTACTGATCATTTATGTTCTTGCCGCTACGGTCTCTTTTCCATTACAGGACCTTATGACAAACAACGGACGGGCGCAAGGACTGCAACTGCTTGGATCCAACCTGGCCATAGTCGGCGGTCTAATCGCTCTCGTCGCTTGTGCAATCACAGGTATCTAGAGGCTCCTGCAACAACGTCAGGTCTCTCGAAACCCCCAACCAGCCGTAGTGGATTCCAAGCACACCAGAGGTAAAGCAATGACTGACAAGACAGGCGTCCTAATCGTGGGCGGAGGTCCAGTCGGACTTTCAGCCGCACTTTTCTTACAAAAGTACAAGATTCCTTTCATCTTGATCGAGAAAGATGAGAGCGAATCGATCCTTCCTCGTGCGCGTGGTTGGCATGTCCGGACTTTAGAAATTCTCCGGCAGGTGGGTTTGGAAGATGCCGTCCAGGCTGCAGGCAAAGCTGCGTGGGAACAAGGCGGATTTGGTGGTGCGCGTCGCGGGCGCACCATGCTTAGCTCCGAAGCGCTGAATATGCCCTCGAGGGAAGCCATGATGGCTATGATGGGAAACGATCCGTCACCATCTTCGTTCTGTCCCTGCCCGCAAAGTCTTCTTGACCCAGTTCTGAGACAGGCGCTAAAGGACCGCGGCGCAGACCTTCGTTACGGCTGTGCGCTTAAACGACTCACTCAGGACGATGCAGGCGTTCTGGCCCACGTTAACAATATGCAAGGGGTCGAACTTACCATCTCTGCTCAGTACCTGATCGGGGCGGATGGTGGTCGTAGTTTCGTGCGTCGAGAGCTCGGCATCACGAACAGCCAGACAGCCGTCGAGACACACTACCTAAACATATTCTTCAGGGCCGACCTGAAAGAAGCGGTCAGCAACCGCACCTTCAGCCAATGCGAGATAGCTAACGAAAAGGTACGCGGAATCTTTCTCTCAAAGAACAACACTACGGAATGGTCATTTCACCTGGAGTACGACCCAATCTCCTCAAGCCCCATCGAGCAACCTGACACCCAGATCATCGAGTTGCTACGGTCGGCAATAGGCGAAGAGAACTTACCTATTGAAATCCTTGCCAAAACGACGTGGAGCACCGGCGTCCGCGTCGCACATTCCTTTCGTGCTGGTCGCGTTTTTCTGGCTGGAGATGCCGCACACACGATGCCCCCATGGGGCGGGCTGAATGGGAATACTGGTGTTGCCGACGCACACAACCTTGTATGGAAGCTCGCGGCTGTCATGCAGGAAGGTGCCGATCCCATGCTGCTTGACACGTATGAGGAAGAGCGTCGTCCGGTGGCAATTCGCAACGGAAAACAGGCATCGTTGCGATCCGACTTTGATGCCCGATTCGAAATTCGAACTGAATCAAATCAGGAAGCGTTTCGCCAGCTACAGAATCTTGGCACGTTGCAATTGAAGTACAAATACAGCGCCGCGTCGCAGGAGGAGACTGGTAATGGAACTGTGGAGCAGCTCGCCGGCCAGCCAGGAACGAGGTTTCCTCATGCCTGGATCACACTGGAAGGTGAGCGAATGTCCACTTTGGACCTTTTCGGCAAGGGGTACGTGCTTCTCCAGGGACCCACCTCCACGTTATCGGCTCAGCAGGTTCTTGGGCCCGCCATCACTCGCACAAAGGCCTATAAGGTCGGGACGGACTTCAGTTTCTGTGATGAGAACGTAACCTGGTCTACTCTGACCGCTCAAGCCGGACAGGAAGATATATTGGTTCGGCCTGATGGGTTCGTGGCGTATGGCTTGCAGACACCATAGATCCCCGATCGTCGCGGTTGTCGTCATCTACAGCTACTCACCAGATCGGTAAATTAGAGTCGACCTACAGTGCCGAGCGTACAACTTCCACATAATTGGCGGAACAGGTCACTGCGCATCCATGCTTGTTCGAAAACACGATTCCGTGGACGCCTTGATCGGAGTTCAGCGCGGCCCCTTCCAAGTCTGAGGCAGCTCGACTGTTGTCGGGAGCTTCTTTGTTCAGATTTAAACCAATCATAACGGCTGGTATCATTATAGCTGCACGGTGTGATGAAAACGATGGACATCGACCGTCAACGCGGCCGGTCGAAAATGGAGAGTGCTTTTTGTCAAGTACCGATTCTGCGCTACGCATCGAGCGCTGTTCTTCACGTCGAGGATTGATGTTATCGGTGGTCAACCCGAGCGTTGATTCATTCATCCGTGCACGCCGGCCAAACTGTACCTAGGGCTCCGGCCCAGAGCCACGAAATGCTGTCTTACACATGCGCAGCGAGGACAGCTCATGTTGTTGTGCCTGCCAAGCTGGCGTTCTTACGACGAGAACTGAATGAACGGAGACCGTTCTGAACACTTTTCTTCAGATTGCCGGGGATCTGATCTTTTTCGGATTTGCTGCTTTGATTAGCGGTATTCGCCCTCCTTATGAGTGGCGACAACTGGCCGTTCAGATTGCGGAAATTGGTTGGCGTTCGCTGCCGCTCGTCGTGGCCGCTGGTTTTGCGATCGGCGTCGTCACCACGTTGCATACCAGGAGCACCTTGGTACAGTTTGGCGCCGAAGCACTGATACCAAACCTGCAATCAATGTCTTTCTTCAATGAACTGGGCCCACTGGTGGCGGGACTTCTCGTGGCAGGCAGAGTCGGAGCCGGAATCGGCGCGGAACTTGCCAATATGCGGGTTACCGAACAGATCGATGCCATCGAGACCCTGTCAATCGATTCAGTCAAGTTCCTGGTCGTACCCAGAATTGTGGCCTGTATTATTGCGCTTCCGTTACTCACCCTCTTCGTTGATTTCGCGGGACTGATGGGTGGTTACGCAGCCGAACACTTGAGCTCCCACATCTCGCCCTTGCTCTATACCAGCGAGGCCTTCAAATCAGTACAGATGCCGAACTTTATACCGCCCACTCTAAAAACCGCGGTGTTTGGGCTCATCATCGGTACGGTTTCATGCTTCTTCGGTTACACCATCAACGAGGGCTCATCCGGCGTGCGCCGCGCCTCGACCTCAAGCGTCGTCCTCTCCTCTCTGCTCATCATCTTGAGTGACGTCATTCTGGTTAAACTCATCCTTTTTCTTTTTCCCGAGCAGGCCCTATGAGCGACTCCATCGCAGTAGAGTTCTGCAATGTGTCCAAGCGTTTTCGAGACAGGGACGTCCTCAAGGATATCTCTTTCCAAATCGCGAGAGGCGAAGTGCTTTGCATCCTGGGAAGAAGCGGCGTCGGCAAGAGCATTACGCTCAAACTAATGATCGGCCTTCTCCAGGCAGACAAGGGGGAGGTCCGCATTGGGTCTGAAGACATCTCCCACTTCAACGAAGACAACCTCTCACGAATTCGAAGGAAGATGGGCTTCCTTTTTCAAAGCGCGGCCCTATTTGACTCCTTCAGTGTCGGCGATAATCTAGCGCTGCCGCTCAAACGCCTTGCCAAAGGCAAGTCTCAGGATGAGGTCAACCAGGAGGTTGATGAAGCTCTGCGTCAGGTCGGACTCGAACAAGACAAAGCTAAGATGCCCGCTGAGCTTTCTGGCGGAATGCGCAAACGTGCGGGGCTCGCACGCGCCATGGTTCTCAATCCACAGATATTACTCATCGACGAGCCAGCCAGTGGTTTGGATCCAATTACAGCCTCTGAAATCGACGACCTGCTCCTTGCCGTTAAGAAACAACGCAACACTACGATGGTGATCGTCACCCACGACATCCGCGGCGCACGCAAGATTGCCGACAAGGTAGCTGTTATAGATGGCGGAGCTCTCGTTGCCTTCGGAAGTTTCGCCGATCTTGAACAAAATCAAAACCACACGGTCCGCAAATTGCTTTCGGAGACCTAAGAATGAAACCTTATCGCGGCGCAGTTGCAGCCTTTCTCATCCTCGGCGTTATCTTGTTTGGCATCGGTCTTTTCCTTGTTGGCGACCAGCATAAGGCGTTCAGTCATCATCTCGATTTTTACACAGACCTCGCCGATGTCGACGGTCTCAACTCTGGCGCACACGTGCGTGTCAACGGCTTTGAGGCAGGCGAGATAACGAAGATGGAGATTCCGCAGAAGCCCACGGGCAAGTTCCGACTAAAACTTCACATCGACGGCAAGCTGAAGAGTTTAATTCGCACAGACTCTGTTGTAACAGTTGAAACGGACGGACTCGTCGGGGATAAGTTCCTGCTCATTCACAGCGGGAGCGAAACGGCTCAGCTTGTCCCGGACGGTGGCACGATCCGAGGCAGGGAACCGGTCGAACTATCCGCGATCCTCCAGAAGGTTAGCGGAACCGTCGATCAAGCCAATACGACTATCGTCGACATCAGAACTCGTCTTGATGGCACGCTGGACTCTATCAAAAATACCGTCGATAACACAAACGGGATCGTTACCGGCATCCGCCAGGGACACGGACCCGTCGGCGCCTTGCTCAACGATCAGCAAATAACTAGTGACCTCAAGAGTTCATTGGCCAACACTCGCGTGGTAACGGCAAATCTCAACCAGGTCAGCGTTCAAGCCGGGCAGGTGATGGCTGACTTTCAGTCTCGCGGTCTTATCGCGAAAGCGGATCAAAGTATCGATAATATTCGTCACGCATCCAAAGGAACTGGATCAGGTCAGCCAGCAGGTCAACGTGAATCTCACGCAGGCTTTCGCTCCCGACGCCAGTGGCTATACCGCGGGGGAAAACCTACAGGGAACGCTCTCGAACATCAATACAGCAACCAGTAACATGGCAGACGACACCGAGGCTCTGAAGCACGAATTCTTCTTTCGGGGCTTCTTTAAGAAACGCGGCTTCTACTCACTCGACGATTTGACTCCGACCGGCTACCTTGCCGACCCTTTCTTCCAGACGGCGGCGCATTCACGCGAATGGTTGAACGGCAGCGAGGACTTCGCTGCCGGCAGCGACGGGCATCAGATTCTCACTGAGCGAGGCAAAAAACAGATTGATGCCCTAGCTGGCAGTCAAGGCATCGGCCTACTGAAAAATCCCATCATCATCGAGGGATACTCGAACGATCCTGCGCCCGTCGTGCAACTCCTTCAAGCGAAGGAGCGCGCCGTTCTCGTTAGGCGCTACCTGGAAAACCGCCTCAGAATCGAGGCGAGGGATATCGGCACCATGCCGCTGCAGGCGACTCCGCCCCAGTCGTCCGGCAAGACCATTTTTGACGGTGCCTGCATTGTGCTGCTACGAAAAGCGTAATGAACGAACTATCACATCGTAAGAACACCGCGCCGATGTCGGCGTGAGGTTCTTGCTGTCTCCGTGAATCGACTCGTTTAGTAAATGATATTCGCCTTCTTCACCACTTTAGCTAATTGTTCTCCAGAATGGATCTCCGGATGGGATGAATTGGATGGGCACTTCAGAGATGAAGGTGCGGCACCAGTTAGCGCAGTTCTCCATACCGTATTCCTCCAGTCGGTTGTGGGAGACGATGATAAATCCCCGCATCTGTCCTGACAGCACGCTATCTCTTTCCCATTCGACGTTATCGTTTTCTCTATCTGGTTCGTAAGTGATGGTTACGTCGGCCGAAAGGGGGAAGGCGCCATTCTTAGGTGTCTTATTGCTGCCCTTGCTCACTGTCTTCACTATGAGTTGTGGATCTCCCACGACTCGCACACTATCGCTCTTCAAACGGTGCTTGGTCTCCTTGGCATAGCCTTCCAGAGTCGTGGCGGAAGGTAGCTCAAAGACCTGACGAGCCTCATCAAATTTGTACTTGTCCCAGCCCATGACTTTGATCCAGCCTTCATCGATGCCGTCTGGTTTGCGGGCATGCCAGTGGTCATGAAAACGATGGACAAAGAGGCCGTTGCTCTGAATGAATTCAAGTTTGTGGAGATAGAGCGGGTCAGCCGTTAAGCCGTCATTTCCATCGAGGTTGCTCCAAAATGTCGGTTCATGCGTAAGGACGAGGTTGTTCCCTGCCTTGACAGACTTCTGCAAGACATCAAGAGTTGCCATGAAAGATGTAGTAATCCCGGTGACAATAATGTCGGGGCTGCCGCCGCCCTTGATGGTATCGACCGTGGGCCCCACCCACGGGACATGAACATTTTCCTTTATCCTCTGCATTACCTCGCCTGCTGAGAGCTTCCCCGCTACAACTGCAGGCCTCGCATCCGCGAGGTAGTTGAACGGCGGAAGCCGCAGCCCTATCCCGAAGTTTGACACGACACCCGTTCCCGAAAGACGGACGAAATCTCTCCTGGAAAAATTCTTACTCTTCATCACTCTCCTGTCACACTGCACGGCCAGTCGCTCAGATCATTTACCTTGGCGAGACTAAGGAACCCAGAATGGCTCGCCGGCTGGCTCCCATCTGATAGGGACTTCGGAAATAAACTTCTCCAACCATGATGCCGCCTCGCCATAGCCTGGATCCTCAGACGCTTCCCGGCCGAGAAGGATCATGGCTTTATTCTTCCCTTTCCACGTCAAATAGTCCCGGAAGTATTCACAACTTTCCCACTCGATGGCTTCAGCGATCACGATCAGATCGACGTCTGACTGTTCGTTCAGGATCTGCTGCAATTCTGTGAACTTGAGCATTCCATTCGATATAGAAGCTTTTTGTATTTTGGTTGTGGACTCCCCGATAACGCGCAATGCATGAATATTCAGTGCTTTCTCGATCTCGATAATCCTCTCCTTCAGCGAGGCCTCGGGTAGATGGAAATATTTGTTCTTCCTGGCATAGGGTTCGGCGCCAGCGAGAGAGCCGTTGACGTGGTATTTTTCCCACCCCAAGGCCTTTGCCAGGCCCAATAGCTGTCCGTCTACGCTCCGCGAGTTCCAGTTGTCGTAAAACCTCCAAATCACCAACCTATGTTTCTCGATGTAGTCTCTTTTGTACAGATAGGCTGGATCATTTCGGAAATCATCCTCAACAGACCGTCTGGCAGCATCTGCTCCTAAACTTGCGTGATCATCCCGATAAAAGGCGGGCTGCTGCGTGACAATCATGTTCCTGCCCGCTGCCACGGATCGTTTGAGCACATCGATTGACGGAGTGAACGAGGTCGTAATGCCGGTAACGATCGTGTCAGGACTTCCGGTCTGGAAGACATCGAGCGGTGAATCAATCCAGGTGGACGCGAGTTGTTGTTTTATTCGCCCAGTGATCTGGTGAGCTGTGATCGAAGACATGTGTGCTTCCTGTTTTGGCGCTGGTCACAAACCCAATAGCGATCTGGCCTTTGGGGATCCTTATAGAAGGGTATCTCGGGAGGTGCGTTGGCACCAAGATCGAGAATACCGTCCCTTGGGAGGGGTCGCCAGTT includes these proteins:
- a CDS encoding DoxX family protein, producing MMNAHQLYTVARCLVALMFLMSAVGKASSWQETSGLMRKHHIPFATVSLVASFVLEVVGGIFLALGLFMVPLTWLLIIYVLAATVSFPLQDLMTNNGRAQGLQLLGSNLAIVGGLIALVACAITGI
- a CDS encoding Nif3-like dinuclear metal center hexameric protein gives rise to the protein MKSKNFSRRDFVRLSGTGVVSNFGIGLRLPPFNYLADARPAVVAGKLSAGEVMQRIKENVHVPWVGPTVDTIKGGGSPDIIVTGITTSFMATLDVLQKSVKAGNNLVLTHEPTFWSNLDGNDGLTADPLYLHKLEFIQSNGLFVHRFHDHWHARKPDGIDEGWIKVMGWDKYKFDEARQVFELPSATTLEGYAKETKHRLKSDSVRVVGDPQLIVKTVSKGSNKTPKNGAFPLSADVTITYEPDRENDNVEWERDSVLSGQMRGFIIVSHNRLEEYGMENCANWCRTFISEVPIQFIPSGDPFWRTIS
- a CDS encoding Nif3-like dinuclear metal center hexameric protein; amino-acid sequence: MSSITAHQITGRIKQQLASTWIDSPLDVFQTGSPDTIVTGITTSFTPSIDVLKRSVAAGRNMIVTQQPAFYRDDHASLGADAARRSVEDDFRNDPAYLYKRDYIEKHRLVIWRFYDNWNSRSVDGQLLGLAKALGWEKYHVNGSLAGAEPYARKNKYFHLPEASLKERIIEIEKALNIHALRVIGESTTKIQKASISNGMLKFTELQQILNEQSDVDLIVIAEAIEWESCEYFRDYLTWKGKNKAMILLGREASEDPGYGEAASWLEKFISEVPIRWEPAGEPFWVP
- a CDS encoding ABC transporter ATP-binding protein, yielding MSDSIAVEFCNVSKRFRDRDVLKDISFQIARGEVLCILGRSGVGKSITLKLMIGLLQADKGEVRIGSEDISHFNEDNLSRIRRKMGFLFQSAALFDSFSVGDNLALPLKRLAKGKSQDEVNQEVDEALRQVGLEQDKAKMPAELSGGMRKRAGLARAMVLNPQILLIDEPASGLDPITASEIDDLLLAVKKQRNTTMVIVTHDIRGARKIADKVAVIDGGALVAFGSFADLEQNQNHTVRKLLSET
- a CDS encoding MlaD family protein; translation: MKPYRGAVAAFLILGVILFGIGLFLVGDQHKAFSHHLDFYTDLADVDGLNSGAHVRVNGFEAGEITKMEIPQKPTGKFRLKLHIDGKLKSLIRTDSVVTVETDGLVGDKFLLIHSGSETAQLVPDGGTIRGREPVELSAILQKVSGTVDQANTTIVDIRTRLDGTLDSIKNTVDNTNGIVTGIRQGHGPVGALLNDQQITSDLKSSLANTRVVTANLNQVSVQAGQVMADFQSRGLIAKADQSIDNIRHASKGTGSGQPAGQRESHAGFRSRRQWLYRGGKPTGNALEHQYSNQ
- a CDS encoding MlaE family ABC transporter permease; translation: MISGIRPPYEWRQLAVQIAEIGWRSLPLVVAAGFAIGVVTTLHTRSTLVQFGAEALIPNLQSMSFFNELGPLVAGLLVAGRVGAGIGAELANMRVTEQIDAIETLSIDSVKFLVVPRIVACIIALPLLTLFVDFAGLMGGYAAEHLSSHISPLLYTSEAFKSVQMPNFIPPTLKTAVFGLIIGTVSCFFGYTINEGSSGVRRASTSSVVLSSLLIILSDVILVKLILFLFPEQAL
- a CDS encoding alpha-amylase family glycosyl hydrolase is translated as MPLNSLQESVAGAAVSKTPMTNPVLWWRDGIIYQIYPRSFQDTTNDGVGDLRGIERRLDYLASLGIAAIWISPFYPSPMADFGYDVADYRGVDPLFGTLADFDSLLAAAHGRNLKVILDFVPNHTSSEHPWFLAARSSRTDLKRDWYLWRDPGPNGGPPNNWMSQFGGPAWTFDQATGQYYYHSFLKEQPDLNWRNPEVRKAIYNSMAFWLDKGVDGFRMDVLWLLIKDDQFRDNPPNPDWKPGQSTSWSVLPRYTADQPETHKIVAEMRALCDTYAERVLIGEIYLPLQELVAYYGRPDTLDGADMPFNLHLIETEWNADRIAQLITSYELLLPSGAWPNWVLGNHDQPRMASRLGPAQARVAAVLLLTLRGTPTMYYGDELGLPNAHIAPGQVRDPAEKNQPGIGMGRDPERSPMPWDSGPGFGFTTAEHPWLPFVDNTAEFTVEHEASDRASFLSLYRQLLVLRREHPALSEGAIKQVQSANGVLSYHRAYPEQNEGKTIQVYLNLTDSKQAIPPVNAQVLLTSYLDGEGRVDVFETLRPNEGIVLLL
- a CDS encoding FAD-dependent monooxygenase, encoding MTDKTGVLIVGGGPVGLSAALFLQKYKIPFILIEKDESESILPRARGWHVRTLEILRQVGLEDAVQAAGKAAWEQGGFGGARRGRTMLSSEALNMPSREAMMAMMGNDPSPSSFCPCPQSLLDPVLRQALKDRGADLRYGCALKRLTQDDAGVLAHVNNMQGVELTISAQYLIGADGGRSFVRRELGITNSQTAVETHYLNIFFRADLKEAVSNRTFSQCEIANEKVRGIFLSKNNTTEWSFHLEYDPISSSPIEQPDTQIIELLRSAIGEENLPIEILAKTTWSTGVRVAHSFRAGRVFLAGDAAHTMPPWGGLNGNTGVADAHNLVWKLAAVMQEGADPMLLDTYEEERRPVAIRNGKQASLRSDFDARFEIRTESNQEAFRQLQNLGTLQLKYKYSAASQEETGNGTVEQLAGQPGTRFPHAWITLEGERMSTLDLFGKGYVLLQGPTSTLSAQQVLGPAITRTKAYKVGTDFSFCDENVTWSTLTAQAGQEDILVRPDGFVAYGLQTP